In the Candidatus Poribacteria bacterium genome, one interval contains:
- a CDS encoding RNA polymerase sigma factor, which produces MLTDYKKYSDVQLLQRYQEGDEVAGNVLFQRYRAPLHTFFKRRISGNREDAEDLVQETFLEALQNLEGIQSPERFGAWLSTIATRVLVKWIKEKQKQGVLVVLDADPEDESGQMALTELLSAPVTFQPEHGVLDNELAEIRRRFECTLRPKELEVFQLRHNSDMTFEEIRQTLGIRTGTAKSRYHRALVAFKTWLKKRYPDIYYFLSGGGE; this is translated from the coding sequence ATGCTAACCGATTATAAAAAATATAGTGATGTACAACTTTTGCAACGCTATCAGGAAGGCGATGAAGTCGCAGGGAATGTCCTTTTTCAACGATATAGGGCTCCCCTTCACACGTTTTTCAAAAGGAGAATCAGCGGAAATCGTGAAGATGCAGAAGATCTCGTTCAAGAAACATTCCTTGAGGCACTGCAAAACTTAGAAGGGATTCAGTCTCCGGAACGTTTTGGGGCGTGGCTATCCACAATCGCAACACGTGTCCTCGTAAAATGGATTAAGGAGAAACAGAAGCAAGGTGTGCTGGTCGTATTGGATGCCGATCCAGAAGATGAATCGGGGCAAATGGCTCTCACAGAATTGCTTTCCGCACCCGTGACGTTTCAACCGGAACACGGCGTTCTTGATAACGAACTTGCAGAGATCCGCCGCCGTTTTGAGTGCACGCTGCGTCCCAAAGAATTAGAAGTCTTTCAATTAAGGCACAACAGCGATATGACGTTTGAGGAGATTAGGCAAACACTGGGCATCAGAACAGGAACTGCCAAGTCTCGATATCATCGGGCGTTAGTGGCATTTAAGACGTGGTTAAAAAAGCGTTATCCTGATATCTATTATTTCTTAAGTGGAGGGGGTGAGTAA
- a CDS encoding M24 family metallopeptidase, which translates to MKITEIQRELAALELDAWLLYDFRGINPIAQNVAGLTGINITRRWFCLIPKQGEPRWLVHRIETSNFVNVQGHVALYAGWEELNGAIQTLLADVKTVAMEYSPNAEIPYISRVDAGTLEWIRSFGIEVRTSAELAQRIEARLNEAQAAGHQASARLVLQAKDYAFAWIGSQLRDGKTITEYNVQQEILGQFEAMDLVTDHPPIVAANAKSSDPHYAPSETDTQEIKAGDFILIDLWAKQKAPDAVFADTTWVAYAGETVPTQYIQIFDIVKEARDRAVRFIREKWAVDEPIYGYEVDDCVRGYITEKGYGEFFIHRTGHNIGTVIHGNGVNLDNLETRDARALISGVCFSIEPGIYLSDFGVRTEIDVFLAGPGRDGVKVTTAPVQNQILRLL; encoded by the coding sequence ATGAAAATAACAGAGATTCAACGTGAGTTAGCAGCGTTAGAATTAGATGCGTGGCTCCTATACGATTTCCGTGGAATAAACCCCATCGCGCAAAACGTGGCTGGCTTGACAGGCATAAATATAACACGCCGGTGGTTCTGTCTTATTCCTAAACAGGGTGAACCGCGATGGCTTGTCCACCGGATTGAAACATCAAATTTTGTCAACGTACAAGGACACGTCGCACTTTACGCTGGCTGGGAAGAACTTAACGGCGCAATACAGACCCTGCTTGCTGATGTCAAAACAGTTGCAATGGAATATTCACCAAACGCCGAGATTCCCTATATTTCGCGGGTAGATGCTGGCACATTGGAGTGGATCCGTTCATTCGGGATTGAAGTGCGGACATCTGCGGAACTGGCGCAGCGCATCGAAGCACGTCTGAATGAAGCACAAGCCGCGGGGCATCAAGCCTCCGCGCGCTTGGTATTGCAAGCGAAAGATTACGCCTTCGCGTGGATCGGCTCGCAGCTGCGTGATGGGAAAACGATTACGGAATATAACGTTCAACAGGAGATTCTCGGACAATTTGAGGCAATGGACTTGGTCACAGACCATCCACCTATCGTTGCTGCGAATGCCAAAAGCAGCGACCCGCATTACGCGCCTTCCGAAACCGATACCCAAGAAATTAAAGCAGGCGACTTCATCTTAATCGATTTGTGGGCAAAGCAGAAAGCACCGGATGCGGTTTTTGCCGATACGACATGGGTGGCGTATGCGGGGGAAACTGTTCCCACACAGTATATTCAGATTTTCGATATTGTCAAGGAAGCGAGGGATAGAGCCGTCCGGTTCATTCGTGAGAAATGGGCTGTTGATGAACCGATTTACGGTTATGAGGTAGACGACTGTGTTCGCGGATATATCACTGAAAAAGGATATGGCGAATTCTTTATCCACCGCACTGGACACAACATCGGCACTGTTATCCACGGCAACGGCGTAAATTTAGATAACTTAGAGACACGCGACGCACGCGCGCTGATTTCTGGCGTCTGTTTTTCGATTGAACCGGGTATTTATCTTAGCGATTTCGGCGTTCGGACAGAGATCGACGTTTTCTTAGCCGGTCCAGGGAGAGACGGCGTAAAAGTGACAACCGCTCCCGTTCAAAATCAGATATTACGGTTGCTGTGA
- a CDS encoding sugar phosphate isomerase/epimerase, with the protein MKIGVTQIILGGMSLDDTLSLCQDAGYDAVELTFGEGQDTDINMSDTELRGIATKCADADIEISSITAGYADRGNLLSLDATQREKGAVSLARGLEVAGALGVGGILLHPGQLTVEGTYQQVWDNLVGVLKDLAPSAETHQVAIGLENVWNKFLLSPKEMRDIVDEVNSDWVGTYLDTANMMAYGYPEHWIRELGHRIKRVHFKDFSRGAHQFVNLLDGDTDWQAVMEAFRSIGYDGYVIHEVGGDREAQIDLAKRMREIVAM; encoded by the coding sequence ATGAAGATAGGTGTTACCCAAATTATTCTTGGCGGTATGTCGTTAGACGACACGCTTTCGCTCTGTCAGGATGCCGGCTATGATGCCGTTGAACTCACTTTCGGTGAGGGACAAGACACCGACATTAATATGAGCGATACAGAACTCCGCGGCATTGCTACGAAGTGTGCGGACGCAGATATCGAAATCAGTAGTATCACAGCGGGCTATGCTGACCGTGGCAATCTACTCAGCCTTGATGCAACACAGCGCGAAAAAGGCGCAGTCTCGCTCGCTCGCGGTTTAGAAGTCGCGGGGGCACTCGGTGTCGGCGGGATTCTACTACATCCCGGACAACTCACCGTCGAAGGAACTTATCAACAGGTCTGGGATAACCTTGTGGGCGTGCTGAAGGACCTCGCGCCTTCCGCAGAAACACACCAAGTCGCAATTGGACTGGAAAATGTCTGGAATAAATTCCTGCTGAGTCCAAAAGAGATGCGCGATATTGTAGATGAAGTGAATAGCGACTGGGTAGGCACCTATCTTGACACCGCAAATATGATGGCTTATGGCTATCCAGAACATTGGATCCGAGAATTAGGACACCGCATCAAGCGGGTGCATTTCAAGGATTTCTCCCGCGGCGCGCATCAGTTCGTTAACCTCTTAGATGGTGATACAGATTGGCAAGCAGTCATGGAAGCGTTCCGTAGCATTGGTTACGATGGCTATGTCATCCACGAAGTCGGTGGTGACAGGGAAGCACAAATCGACTTGGCGAAACGGATGCGTGAAATCGTTGCGATGTAA